In Montipora capricornis isolate CH-2021 chromosome 4, ASM3666992v2, whole genome shotgun sequence, the DNA window gcggcaaggaataaggtgagagaaatctgggtacgacaactgccaacaagCAAAATGGAGTACGGttagtgtaaaatgcagactgcagaccaggggtaaatgctaacagttaagcctaaatattcttttaggcctaattaggcctacggttagcatttctaagggatttgggctttttcagcattataacctcagtctgcattttaccccaacggtctgcagtctgcattttacactgaccgaatttataacacaatctgacatggtggAAAACTTGTacattgaacaacagtaacaatactcgcgTTAGGGAATTACAATTTTGAGGCCCCAAAATCAACCAACcgtaaaggtacgtacgaaataaaatccCTTCATTACCGTTACgtatttcaaacaccattatgtCCTTTTATATATCCAGCGATCGCTATTCCAGAGGTCTAAGGCGCACATCGAGCGTACATGAAAAGCCAACTTAGCTTTAGTGGGATGTAGATCACCGTGCAACTTGAAAGATCggcgaaatattttttactattatgcttgttaatttgcgtctgcttcttacggaacaaGTGCAATTttgccaagaaacgtttacaattttacatgttccccacatacgatttctgtggtaTTCAAACTGAGACCAGATTTTGTTatatggaagatggttggaaagtaaggtgATATAATACTGCTTGTCGTAAAACAGATCCAGAAGAAAACCAAACGCAATAACATTCAAAAATGATTGAATCGAAATTCACTAGCCTTGTGCTATGTACACCATACTCAAAAATCGTAAAATGAACTTTGATACGTAGACAAAAAGAGATAAAAGACACAAAAGTACGTGCTAATGTAATCACGAGGTACACGTCAATCAAATTAATAATCAAATGTCAATCATCAATGTACTGTTCGGATGTACGGTccaacaaaacaaatattgtaaCAAACAATTTCCGAcactgctttatgaagttttgttaacttttgctgtttaagccaatcagatgtaagtacagacaatagaaaagttatcacctttttgcattccaattgaattccaacatgttcgttgttgccgttgttgctatggttcttatctggaccgtttcttaacaACATGTTAAGAACGCTTTCACActcaaaaccataaaaaaatcAGGACGTTCAGCTACAGCCCCAAATTTGACGTTCCTATAAAAGATAAGAGCGTACAATGGCCTTTGTTCACAGCAATCCAATGTCGCGGGTCAAGTAAAGCACCTCCATTTGATACATGGCGTCTTTTAGAAAGGGATACCATCAAGGGTATAAATTTCTGATTTTTGGCTGATATATTAAAAAACGATGGGCTTATGCTAATGtcgcaaaaaatgtaaaaaaaaagattccccTATAATGATTGATTAAAACCGCCGTCTACGTAAGACTGTTTAAATATCGAGCCCAAGGAGTTCTGCCTTTTCAACTACCCAGATACACACATGCTGCAATCTTAACttcgtcaatctcaagatcGAAATGTTAATTCTCCTTACTTACTACCATACAATTATCTCCATGTCAGTTAGGGGAATTTGGTATTACAGAGAGACCATGTACCCTGATTGATGATTTCTGTATTCTCATCACCTGCCTGGTTAACACTGTACTGATAATGTAAGGAGAAACTGGGAATAAAGGGGATAACCACCATCATTACGAAAAGCCCGTGTCATCAACTCTTAATCCAGTTCTCAAAGGATTTTTACTGGTGAACACCGAAAACCAAGCTTCTTAACATTACAACAAACATTCATACAACATGTGGAGATGGGGAAATGTCTGCGAGTGCGCGCGCAATAAACACGCACGTGACAACGTCACGCAATGTCTTCTTAACACCACAATATTTAAAGacttttcagttttatttcTGTCCTCATACGGGCAAATATATTCTTCAGAGCTCTTCATGACTTTTCTAAACTTTTTGGAGATGTTGGGCAAACCTAAACAACTGGAAGGGGTGCTACAATGAAGAATGTCATCTTGATAGAAGAAGCTACATCTTAACCAGAAGCCAGGCAACCTCGTCCCTAGGGGTCCCTTTTGTCATGCGCGGGAAAAATCGATCCCCGTCGCTGACCAAAAGGATCGCggcctctgggaacgagattggaaGCCAGGCGCCAACAGGCGCCAAAATAATAAAGTTGCGCCTGCGCAAGTGATCCACGCACGCCTTCCCTCTCTTGCACGCCGCGGGTCTTACTTCAGCACCTTCTAAATTCTTGTCTAATTTCATTTGACTATTCGATTTTTTAACGATGTTAAAAGACAGTTTAACTTCAATAAAAATTTGCTCAAACCTTCGCCCACAACATCATAACTACAACTACATTACATGTAGAGATACCATTCAGAATGAAGGACATACTTATGAGAATGAATCGGAATTAAGTTACATACGAAAACCAAAACAACTGAAATCGACCTTACAAAAATTGACAAACAGCTTTAACTTTGACAAAAGCCATTTACAGGATCAATCCTTCCAAGATTCAGTCCTTTTTCACTAGAAACTAGAGAAAAAGTTTCAACATTCAAAACATTTGCGAGTTTGATGAGCTTAAACCCTAAGAAAATAGGAGGAACGTTCTTTTATGCTTGATAAAGCTTTGTACAAAGAAGGCTTTCTCCAGTCAACGACTAGAAGCAATATTTTCCATAACTGAATGGAAAAATGGAATTAAAAATCTCTCATAAATACATCCACAGGACCTAAATAAGCAAGGACGGCGTTGGTTTCTTTCCAGGCCACGCCTCTTTCGCGTATTTCTTTTTCGGCGCTTCAGCAATTGTCATTGGTGCATTTTGCATAGCTGGGCCCGCGGGTATCGGTTCGGGTACGGGTATTCTCGGAGATGTGGGCAGTGTCGGCGACGACACGTCGGGTGCCGAGGTGATCGTCAAACGCGGTTTGTGATGCGCTGAAGGCGAGGTGGGACTCGTAGGCTCAGGAATAGGGCCGGATCCTGGCAGATTGGAGTAGAGCCCTTGAGAATACGGAAAACTCTGTAGTCGTCGTGTTATATTTTCCGTCAAGTTGCCCATAGGTGACACTGGTCCTCGCATTTTCTGTGTAAGTAAGAAACGTCGGCCGTTttggaaacagaaaaaaaaattagtctcTGTGCAGAACTACCtcttaaaataatgaaataagagcGAAGGATAGATTTGAACCAGCGACACTTGCGCTTCGCGCTTCTGTTTCGAGAACATTCGCACACCCATTCGGTCGCCCGAATGAAACCCGAAATTTAACGGCCCATTGATCGAGTGATCCCGTTAGCACCTGACATGAAGCCCCCTCACCATACCTTATTGAGACTTCGTTATCAATGAGGTAAAAACCTAATATTTGGCCCAATTTTGGGGGGCTTTTTACGCGGTAGAAGAGAGATCTTTGTGCTAGGAAGGTCCTCTAGGAAGGTCCTAGAGGCCTGTTTTCAGCATTCAGTTTAAATCAGTTAAAAGGTTTTCCATGTACCAGGTCGTATGTCGTGAAAGGATCTTCCTGGCAGCAAAATTGGAAGATCATGGAGCTAGGAAGATCCGAGCACCATGTAAACAACTTTAGAAAGGAAATGCACGCAGTAAAAGCAACTGTATCAACATGATCACTGATGGGTGCCGGGCGTTCAACAACTTCGTTTACCAATTATCGTAAACGAGAAAGCCAACCACACTTTTCCCATGTAAACTGTCCCTCTACGATCTTCCGCGATTGCAACAATCTTCCTCGCTACATGTAACCAGGCCCATCAATTGAGTGGTTTGAAAACAACCTCCCAAGACACAAGTAAAAATGACCAATGAGCAAGTGCTGGATGACGAGGAAACGAAGCAAATGAAGGATCTATGTGGATAGTGTCGTGCAAACCATCTAATCGGAACAAGTACTAGGGACAGCTGAAAACGAAATGAAGAATTGACAGGGTTTGTACTCTTTTAAGCTcttcaaattccatgacttttcaTAACTTTTTCCATGATCTTCTCTAGCTTTCCATGACCTTAAGTTTAGCTGCCACGTAAGAAAATTTTCTTAACTCTAAACTGTCCTTATTTTAGGatattttctgacataactctgttcaaatttgaataaattaacaaCCTCTGTCCGCCAAACTTCCGATTGTTTGATAAAAactcgttttcattttcattttatcctTGCTTTGACAAATGATTAATCTGCCATTTATAACTACAATTTGCCATGACTTTCAATGACCGACCATAACATTCCATGACTTTCCCGGCCTGGAAAATTAAATTCTTAAATTCCATGACCCGTACGAACCTGATTGAATAGATCAGGAGGGGGTTACCCACGAGAATATCCGAGGGAGTTATCAGAGACAATATCCCAGAATATCCCATCCGATGTTATCCGAGAATTGAACAGATCAGTAGAGGAAATATCCCCGAGAACACCCGCTCAAGGATCTGCATAATTCTTATCAGAAAACGGCCGGAGAATTCAATAAGCGTTTTTAGGATTTAATAAATACGAGCTTTAATACATCCCTTATACTAGGTCTATAGCACGTCATTTTCACAGACCATCTCGACCTTTCAATGCGATTCTGCTCGCATGAGAAGCCACGCTAAATCGTTAAGGGTAATGCTGATAACTGAGGCACGTGACTCTCTAGACAAGTCTCGTTTCTCCGGAAAATTAATCTGAAAAAAACGTGACCTTAGAAAACAGGGTACCTGCAAAAGTTCCGAAACGTTTAGGGcacgaaaagccatttgtgaacctatCAACCGTttgttcaggaaagccgatcttttaccatgttttcaaggtaacaaatagcaaactgactgtgaagtttgatgacttaaatcctctccgttcttgagatacagagggaattagGACACCCAAAAatagcccgtaaagtttcgggactttcgagaaaggGGCCCTGGTGTTTTGttattaattcaaaatattctcCGTGGAAAACCTGCAGGATGTGAAGTCGTTCGTCCCTTATGTCTTGCTGTTGGATGACTGACGCCAGATGTGACGTAAATGGTTCATTGCCTTCCCTTAATGGACGAATGATGTCTGTAGagatgtgtgtgtgtgtagtTCTTTTAGATTCTTGTGGGCTGGCTAGTATTAGGTGAGGAAGCGACCAGACACGGATAAAATTGGAACaaataaattgcaaaaatcAAACAACTGAATGTAATTATCGTGTTCAAAAGAACAATACCTgagatggtgcagtggtgagagcactcgcctcccaccaatgtggcccgggctcgattcccagacttggcgtcatatgtgggttgagtttgttggttctctactctgcaccgagaggttttctccgggttctccggtttcccctctcctcaaaaaccaacatttgacttgatttgtgttaattgttaatttcaatttacagtgtccccaattagtgcttcagcgctagaacgactagacacttaagttcctttccttttcttttaaagtttcttACCAATGCACACGCAAAACACAGCGTGTTTGAAATTGCGTTTGAAATTGCATAAACGCGTTTGCTCTTTTGTTATTCATAGCTACAATCTCTTTTGTTTGGCATTGTTTACTGTAGTTAAATAACTGAAACTTCTTATGACGattatttttttcccatttttttaacttttcattttaATATGTGCTTTTTGGAGCGTAGTGAGTTTTCCCTCATAATGTATCGACACGTTTTAGCGGGCCTTTCATTTTGGCTGAGCCAGTTGGGTCCTGGTAACTGATGACATCAAAGAAGTCAAGAATGTTATTCCATTGTGAATCATCAGAACATTCACAGCATCCGAAGGATAACTATCGCCCGACATTTCTACAAAGACTTAACAAAAAGCTCTAGATTTTCAACAAGACTTCAATTCTTATACATTTGcgcattaattttctttatgaAGAGATGCAATGTTCTTTGAcgtttgacagctggcgtctaaatgaaagtgagactcaagtccaaggtaaccagagggttttctcttctcgccgcttcgcgactcgtcttCACCACTTCGCGGCTTTCTCGCggatcaagaaaaacctctgggaccaggatATTACACAGTAATTAACAAATACAAACAAATTTTGAACATGGACACCTCTTACAAGTTCATCCTCAATGGAGCCCTTGTCCATTTTCAAATCCGGCTACACATGTCATTTTCCTCTGACGAAACTTCACCGAGTAATTAATTCTCTACACTTCCTTGCCTCTCGATTTTTTGACGGTTTGCAGAGATAGCTTATAACGAatgcattgcagaggtcatgggttcgaatctcgttgAAGCTATAAAGCGAGGATTGCTTAAACTGTCCAGTttactgcgaggat includes these proteins:
- the LOC138045254 gene encoding nuclear inhibitor of protein phosphatase 1-like, whose product is MRGPVSPMGNLTENITRRLQSFPYSQGLYSNLPGSGPIPEPTSPTSPSAHHKPRLTITSAPDVSSPTLPTSPRIPVPEPIPAGPAMQNAPMTIAEAPKKKYAKEAWPGKKPTPSLLI